A genomic stretch from Bordetella sp. N includes:
- a CDS encoding class II aldolase/adducin family protein — MTEPRTVVQQLVTANLILANEGVLDAFGHVSVRDPDQPNQFLLSTSKAPELVVAQDIISYGLDSEPVAPPTAALYAERYIHGEIYRARPDVLAICHHHSPAVLPFCVAGKPLVPVYQHGAMMGAHVPLWDSRDDFGDTNLLVVNSEQGASLARSLGDAKMVLMRHHGATVVGADLQELVFRAVTACKNAEFLYRALALGAVEGLTAGEVEKAARVPPMAMARAWQLWAGRVA; from the coding sequence GTGACCGAACCTAGAACTGTCGTCCAGCAATTGGTAACCGCCAATCTGATCCTTGCCAACGAGGGTGTCCTCGACGCCTTTGGGCACGTCAGCGTACGCGATCCCGACCAGCCGAATCAATTCCTGCTGTCCACGTCCAAAGCACCTGAACTGGTGGTGGCGCAAGACATCATTTCTTACGGCCTCGATTCGGAGCCCGTCGCGCCGCCCACCGCCGCGCTGTATGCGGAGCGCTATATCCATGGGGAGATCTATCGCGCGCGGCCCGATGTGCTGGCCATCTGCCACCATCACAGCCCGGCGGTCCTGCCCTTTTGCGTTGCCGGCAAGCCCCTGGTGCCGGTGTACCAACACGGCGCCATGATGGGCGCGCACGTCCCGTTATGGGACAGCCGCGACGACTTCGGCGATACCAACCTGCTGGTCGTCAATTCAGAACAAGGCGCTTCGCTCGCGCGCTCGCTAGGTGATGCGAAGATGGTGCTGATGCGCCACCATGGCGCCACCGTAGTCGGCGCCGACCTGCAGGAACTGGTGTTCCGCGCGGTGACCGCCTGCAAGAACGCCGAGTTCCTGTATCGCGCTTTGGCGTTGGGCGCGGTCGAAGGGCTCACGGCGGGAGAAGTCGAAAAGGCGGCCAGGGTACCGCCAATGGCGATGGCCCGCGCCTGGCAGTTGTGGGCGGGCCGCGTCGCCTGA
- a CDS encoding tripartite tricarboxylate transporter substrate binding protein — protein MFKALFSKRRLRRDVLLGASAMTLAALAPGVSLAADAYPSHPITLILAYPPGGGVDMVGRLLARELERNLGQNVIVENRPGAGSLIGTSTLIRSKPDGYTIMLADPALVINESLMKHVTYDSQKDLVPISTVTSSPLVLAVPTTSKIKSVADLVEAGKGKGAGLSFASAGLGSTPHMAGELLKLRSQSNFVHVPYKGSGPAMTDLISGQVDFAFATQSASAQYIAGGRLRGLATTGAERSPLLPELPTMADSLPGFRVLFWTALIAPAGTPPDIQKRLNDAVKASLASPTMKSGLEKAGEVSSYMSLADCKAFFTSERDMWSKVVRESKLELE, from the coding sequence ATGTTCAAGGCCTTGTTTTCCAAGCGGCGCCTGCGCCGCGATGTCCTGCTGGGGGCGTCCGCGATGACGCTGGCAGCGCTTGCTCCTGGCGTGAGCCTGGCCGCGGATGCCTATCCCAGCCATCCGATTACGCTCATCCTCGCGTATCCGCCGGGCGGAGGCGTCGACATGGTCGGCCGGTTGCTGGCCCGCGAACTGGAGCGCAACCTCGGGCAGAACGTCATCGTCGAGAACCGGCCTGGCGCCGGCAGCTTGATAGGCACGAGCACGTTGATCCGGTCCAAGCCGGACGGCTATACCATCATGCTCGCCGACCCGGCGCTGGTGATCAATGAGAGCCTGATGAAGCACGTCACCTACGACTCCCAAAAGGATCTGGTGCCGATTTCCACCGTGACCTCGTCGCCGCTGGTGCTGGCGGTGCCCACGACCTCGAAGATCAAAAGCGTTGCCGACCTCGTGGAAGCAGGCAAGGGCAAGGGCGCGGGGTTGAGCTTCGCGTCCGCCGGTCTGGGCAGTACTCCGCACATGGCGGGCGAGCTGCTCAAGTTGCGGTCCCAATCGAATTTCGTGCATGTGCCTTACAAAGGCAGCGGTCCCGCCATGACGGACCTGATCTCCGGCCAGGTGGATTTCGCTTTCGCGACCCAGTCGGCGTCGGCGCAATATATCGCGGGGGGGCGCCTGCGTGGCCTGGCAACGACAGGGGCCGAACGCAGCCCGCTGTTGCCGGAGCTGCCCACCATGGCCGATTCGCTGCCCGGTTTTCGCGTCCTGTTCTGGACCGCGTTGATCGCACCCGCCGGGACGCCGCCGGACATACAAAAGCGGCTCAACGATGCGGTCAAGGCGTCGCTGGCATCGCCCACGATGAAGTCCGGGCTGGAAAAGGCGGGCGAAGTGTCTTCATACATGAGCCTGGCCGACTGCAAGGCCTTCTTCACCTCCGAACGCGATATGTGGAGCAAGGTCGTGCGTGAAAGCAAGCTGGAGCTTGAATGA
- a CDS encoding c-type cytochrome, whose protein sequence is MTNFLAAAVLRPAHASWDGRVYRTGILQQVDERSAAELGVAYRLVRRASSCAVIASSREQASEVAAALALVWDFGAPVIPAAPLGHETGQGAVTLEREYRWQSAGLTPYEDEPACATWDGALLEVRGPCLQAPSQAALRAEIASLCGVAPDQIHITHADLHADQAAYDAAVDAAVVAHALQASIAVWPDRSGGTAPLLRVEQGAAKDGAGRVAQWHTRLSQPGAPRPSAAYLDAFSTADHAGAPQAGCDALSGPQLHIAYAGEEVLHPPVAPIALNTTVDAGEVQRARLFAQETYADEMAADQDLDPVQWRLTQLPDDAGRALIEGVAAAAGWRAGPRGRVGRQLTGKALKGQGMACAQVADASHAPPTRAWAAWVVDVSVDPATGQVSLDRLTVGHHVDELVIVDGDDAMWGQRLTRTARDLLTDGSRHDDWRSPSAREQGRAETGSGLPAVGASSSVERKQSLPVLPGRLSDSDALTLPAAAAIANAIFDATGIRLREAPLTLGALTAVALPGTPSSAGLQQDEAGTHRGWRRTARKWRGSLSIAGGLVALAAAVIPWRPAIPLAQPDLSVYSSAAIERGRLIAAASDCVTCHTAPEGQRNAGGRAMDTPFGTVYTTNITPDRETGLGGWSFAAFDRAMREGVGRDGRHLYPAFPYTSFAKFSDGDMQALYAYLMTQPAVKAKPPETRLAFPYGVRPLMRYWNLLFHDAEPYRADLSQSALWNRGAYLVQGPGHCMACHSPRNAFGAEQNDASNFLAGGEVDGWNAPALNGTAATALPWTRQDLFAYLRTGFSQRHGVAAGPMAPVVENLRELPDRDIEAMAVYLESITRKGSPAAQAQGGLPPTTEHALIDIAAPVEAAKPSIAAEGASLPARILSLAGQNVYEGACAACHDTARGSPLFGVRPVLSLNTNITAAEPDNLIKVVLAGIVEPAHSGLGYMPGFADTLSDGQVADLLEYLRGQYAPQSPAWTGLNEAVARNRAELTRHAEAMK, encoded by the coding sequence ATGACAAATTTCCTTGCTGCGGCGGTGCTGCGGCCTGCGCACGCGTCCTGGGATGGCAGGGTTTATCGAACCGGCATCCTGCAGCAAGTCGATGAACGAAGCGCCGCGGAACTGGGTGTCGCCTATCGGCTCGTCCGCCGTGCGTCGTCGTGCGCGGTAATCGCCTCGTCGCGCGAGCAGGCGTCCGAGGTCGCGGCCGCACTGGCCCTGGTATGGGATTTCGGCGCACCTGTCATCCCCGCCGCGCCGCTCGGGCATGAGACCGGACAGGGTGCGGTGACGCTGGAGCGAGAGTATCGTTGGCAGTCCGCGGGCCTGACGCCATACGAAGACGAGCCTGCCTGTGCCACCTGGGATGGCGCGCTGCTCGAAGTCCGCGGCCCATGCCTCCAGGCCCCAAGCCAGGCGGCGCTGCGCGCCGAGATTGCAAGCCTTTGCGGCGTGGCGCCGGATCAGATTCACATCACGCATGCGGACCTGCATGCGGACCAGGCGGCTTACGATGCGGCCGTCGATGCGGCCGTCGTAGCCCATGCCTTGCAAGCGTCCATCGCTGTATGGCCCGACCGCAGCGGTGGCACCGCACCCTTGTTGCGGGTGGAGCAGGGAGCGGCGAAAGACGGGGCAGGCAGGGTCGCGCAATGGCATACGCGCCTGTCGCAGCCAGGCGCGCCACGGCCGAGTGCGGCCTACCTTGACGCTTTTTCCACCGCGGACCATGCGGGTGCGCCGCAAGCCGGGTGCGACGCATTGTCGGGGCCGCAACTGCATATTGCTTATGCCGGCGAGGAGGTCCTGCACCCACCGGTGGCGCCGATCGCGCTGAATACAACCGTCGATGCGGGCGAAGTCCAGCGGGCCCGTCTGTTCGCGCAGGAGACCTATGCGGACGAGATGGCGGCGGACCAGGACCTGGATCCCGTCCAGTGGCGACTGACGCAGCTGCCGGACGATGCGGGTCGCGCCTTGATCGAGGGCGTTGCCGCAGCCGCCGGGTGGCGCGCGGGGCCACGTGGCCGGGTCGGCCGTCAGCTCACAGGTAAAGCGCTCAAAGGGCAGGGAATGGCATGCGCCCAGGTCGCCGATGCATCGCATGCACCTCCGACACGTGCCTGGGCGGCATGGGTCGTGGATGTATCCGTCGATCCCGCAACGGGGCAGGTCAGCCTGGATCGGCTGACGGTCGGCCATCATGTAGATGAGCTCGTCATCGTGGACGGCGACGATGCCATGTGGGGACAGCGTTTGACGCGCACGGCGCGGGATCTGCTTACCGACGGCTCGCGCCACGATGATTGGCGCAGCCCATCCGCGCGCGAGCAGGGGCGCGCGGAGACAGGCTCGGGCCTGCCCGCGGTCGGCGCCTCGTCGAGTGTCGAGCGGAAGCAATCGCTGCCTGTCTTGCCAGGTCGGCTATCCGACAGTGATGCACTGACCTTGCCCGCCGCTGCCGCAATCGCCAATGCCATATTCGATGCAACGGGTATCCGGCTGCGCGAGGCGCCGCTGACCCTGGGCGCATTGACGGCTGTCGCGCTACCCGGCACGCCGTCTTCAGCCGGCCTTCAACAGGACGAGGCCGGCACGCATCGGGGCTGGCGTAGAACGGCACGCAAGTGGCGCGGATCGTTGAGCATCGCGGGTGGCCTTGTGGCGCTGGCGGCGGCGGTGATCCCCTGGCGGCCAGCCATACCCCTGGCGCAACCGGATCTATCCGTCTATTCGTCCGCGGCGATCGAGCGGGGGCGACTGATCGCCGCCGCGAGCGACTGCGTGACCTGCCACACGGCGCCCGAGGGTCAGCGCAACGCTGGCGGCCGTGCCATGGATACGCCATTTGGCACCGTCTACACCACCAATATCACGCCCGATCGGGAAACCGGTTTGGGCGGCTGGTCCTTCGCCGCGTTTGACCGCGCCATGCGCGAAGGCGTCGGCAGGGATGGCCGCCATCTCTATCCTGCCTTTCCGTACACGTCGTTCGCCAAATTTTCGGACGGCGACATGCAGGCGCTCTATGCGTATCTGATGACCCAGCCTGCCGTGAAGGCCAAGCCTCCCGAGACCCGCCTGGCCTTTCCGTACGGCGTGCGGCCGTTGATGCGGTACTGGAACCTGCTTTTCCATGACGCCGAACCTTACCGCGCCGACCTGTCGCAATCCGCGCTCTGGAACCGCGGCGCCTATCTGGTGCAGGGACCTGGACATTGCATGGCATGCCATAGCCCTCGCAATGCCTTCGGCGCGGAGCAGAACGATGCGTCCAATTTCCTCGCTGGCGGCGAGGTTGACGGGTGGAATGCGCCAGCGCTGAACGGCACGGCTGCCACGGCCCTCCCGTGGACGCGGCAAGACCTGTTCGCTTACTTACGGACCGGATTCTCGCAACGCCACGGGGTAGCTGCCGGTCCCATGGCGCCGGTGGTGGAAAATCTGCGCGAACTGCCGGATCGCGATATCGAGGCCATGGCCGTCTATCTCGAAAGCATTACCCGGAAGGGCTCCCCGGCGGCGCAGGCGCAAGGAGGCCTCCCGCCGACAACGGAACATGCGTTGATCGATATCGCAGCGCCGGTGGAGGCGGCGAAGCCGTCGATAGCGGCCGAGGGCGCGTCGCTCCCGGCCCGCATTCTATCCCTCGCCGGGCAGAATGTGTATGAAGGGGCCTGCGCCGCCTGCCACGACACGGCGCGAGGAAGCCCCTTGTTCGGTGTGCGTCCGGTACTGTCGTTGAACACGAATATCACCGCGGCCGAACCCGACAACCTGATCAAAGTGGTGCTGGCGGGAATTGTTGAACCCGCGCATAGCGGCCTTGGCTATATGCCTGGATTCGCCGATACCTTGAGCGACGGGCAGGTGGCCGATTTGCTTGAGTATTTGCGCGGACAGTATGCGCCGCAGTCGCCGGCGTGGACCGGCCTGAACGAGGCCGTAGCGCGCAACCGGGCTGAGTTGACCCGGCACGCGGAGGCCATGAAATGA
- a CDS encoding (2Fe-2S)-binding protein, whose translation MPLTIRVNGAPHAVDADRDTPLLYVLRNDLELNGPKFGCGLGECGACTVLIDEVPARACVIPVRAVEHREVTTLEGLGTLEQPGVMQQAFIDRQAVQCGYCINGMIMTAHALVMRNPAITADDVKRALQFNLCRCGTHLEIVEAVLLAARRWQERLALGPGVPAAATQEVTRAKVDAEA comes from the coding sequence ATGCCCCTGACCATTCGCGTTAACGGCGCTCCCCATGCGGTCGATGCCGACCGGGATACGCCATTACTTTATGTGCTGCGCAACGACCTGGAATTGAACGGGCCGAAGTTTGGCTGCGGCCTGGGCGAGTGCGGCGCCTGTACGGTATTGATCGATGAGGTACCGGCGCGTGCGTGCGTGATTCCCGTGCGTGCCGTGGAGCATCGGGAGGTCACCACGCTGGAAGGCCTGGGAACACTGGAGCAGCCCGGTGTCATGCAACAGGCGTTCATCGACCGGCAAGCAGTGCAATGCGGATATTGCATCAACGGCATGATCATGACCGCGCACGCCCTGGTGATGCGCAATCCGGCCATCACCGCGGATGACGTGAAGCGGGCCCTGCAATTCAACCTGTGCCGCTGCGGGACACACCTGGAGATCGTCGAGGCCGTGCTGCTGGCCGCCCGCCGATGGCAGGAGCGCCTGGCGCTGGGACCGGGGGTGCCCGCCGCGGCCACGCAGGAAGTGACTCGCGCCAAGGTGGATGCCGAGGCATGA
- a CDS encoding helix-turn-helix domain-containing protein translates to MRYEEIGQRVKAFRLASGLSADEVAQKIGISRTALYRVEKGEIAKIDTLERLSDLLEVSLPTLLGVGIEYMPSAVSYFERTRQLEETADQIIVLAGPVSFLLASDGFEKALHTLLEESVPGDVPQRQRLLADVTSVLDILRQRKEAYRRRRPNIVNLVSADQIARFLNNGLMGKPDLPDVVRRERHTLARGEIEHLAALIEADDLGVQIGLVTDTLPMNGFQIFRQADRSTLTISPFRLGEQPNIRVGVAMATSAPEALKLHHKIVTDAWRTAMKGPTAAAYLRELLSADTSAPTTRSPRRPEAKTKAV, encoded by the coding sequence ATGCGTTACGAGGAAATCGGGCAACGAGTGAAGGCCTTTCGCCTGGCGTCGGGGCTCAGCGCAGATGAGGTCGCGCAGAAAATAGGCATTTCGCGCACTGCGCTATACCGGGTGGAAAAAGGCGAGATCGCCAAGATCGACACGCTTGAACGCCTGTCCGATCTATTGGAAGTATCCCTGCCTACTCTGCTGGGCGTCGGTATCGAGTACATGCCGTCGGCGGTCAGCTACTTCGAACGCACTCGCCAACTGGAAGAGACCGCCGATCAGATCATCGTTCTGGCCGGACCCGTATCCTTCCTGCTGGCGTCTGACGGCTTCGAGAAAGCGCTGCACACCTTGCTGGAAGAAAGCGTGCCCGGCGACGTGCCGCAGCGCCAGCGGCTTCTTGCCGATGTCACCAGCGTGCTCGACATCCTGCGCCAGCGCAAGGAGGCTTATCGCCGCCGCCGACCGAATATCGTGAACCTCGTCTCGGCCGACCAGATCGCCCGCTTCCTCAACAATGGACTGATGGGGAAGCCCGACCTGCCGGACGTCGTCCGCCGTGAGCGCCATACACTCGCCCGCGGGGAAATCGAACATCTCGCCGCCCTGATCGAAGCCGATGATCTTGGCGTGCAGATCGGCCTGGTCACCGACACCCTGCCGATGAACGGCTTCCAGATATTCCGACAGGCCGACCGCAGCACCTTGACCATCAGCCCCTTCCGCTTGGGCGAGCAGCCCAATATCCGCGTGGGTGTCGCCATGGCGACTTCCGCGCCGGAAGCCCTGAAGCTGCATCACAAGATCGTCACCGACGCCTGGCGTACCGCCATGAAAGGCCCCACGGCGGCAGCTTATCTGCGGGAGCTCTTAAGCGCCGATACGTCTGCTCCCACGACCCGCTCCCCCCGCCGTCCGGAAGCAAAAACCAAAGCGGTTTGA
- a CDS encoding molybdopterin cofactor-binding domain-containing protein, with product MKPAADTAPVSRERLDAKGEPPARHAVNLIAKGRVDTYVAITADGDVIAANGHVDLGTGVRTAFTQIVADELDVPMHRVRIVMGDTDKTPDQGPTTASASIQSAAVPMRRAAAQARRFLLRRAAAVMGCAVDSLVVKDGVVHGPAGGPGLPYQELLRGERFELDVSADVPLKAAKDYRYVGKSMARVDIPAKVTGGLVFVHDFRLPGMLHARIVRPPYYGRDVGTMIGHSLLSVDEQSIAAIPGVIRTVVIGDFVAVVARREEQAIKAARALKVRWRKPPPLDDLADIDAALRRSPSTPRVLKETGDAASALSGNEHALQASYVWPYQMHGSIGPSCAVADFQDGKVTVWSGSQNPHFLHVDIMVLLDLPQEHVRIVRMEASGCYGRNCADDASAEAALLAREMGAPVRVQLMRDEEHAWEPKGTAQVMDVRGAVTGPGTLAYTFSNLYPSNNAPVMVLMQTGKLPADPIVEHKGDRTAVPQYRCDDIAVSVQDMAPIVRAAWMRGVSALPNVFAHESFIDELAAHHQEDPVSFRLRFMEDARARALTEAVAALARWQPAPRRPGSSSDPARPHIRHGRGFAQHQYVHGTFPGIGSAYCAWVCDVEVDIRSGAVRVCKVWVGYDCGLVINPEGVRHQMHGNVIQSVSRALGEEVHFGDEGVVSREWGAYPIIKFQEVPDIVTYIAPAEDHGPLGAGESASIPSAAAIANAIFDATGVRLRQLPFHRERMKAALDHLHASGSAAALPRVPA from the coding sequence ATGAAGCCTGCGGCCGATACCGCTCCAGTTTCGCGTGAACGCCTGGATGCCAAGGGCGAGCCGCCCGCCCGTCACGCTGTCAACTTGATCGCCAAAGGGCGCGTCGATACCTATGTGGCGATCACGGCGGACGGCGACGTCATCGCCGCCAACGGGCACGTGGACCTGGGCACCGGCGTTCGCACGGCATTCACGCAGATCGTGGCCGACGAGCTGGATGTGCCCATGCATCGGGTACGTATCGTCATGGGGGATACGGATAAAACACCCGATCAGGGGCCGACGACGGCAAGCGCGTCGATTCAGAGTGCGGCCGTGCCGATGCGCCGCGCTGCCGCCCAGGCGCGTCGATTCCTGCTGCGGCGGGCTGCGGCGGTCATGGGTTGTGCCGTGGATTCACTTGTCGTGAAGGACGGTGTGGTGCACGGGCCCGCCGGCGGTCCCGGCCTGCCTTACCAGGAGCTGTTGCGCGGTGAACGCTTCGAACTCGACGTCAGCGCGGACGTGCCGCTGAAAGCGGCCAAGGACTACCGCTACGTCGGGAAGTCGATGGCGCGCGTGGACATTCCCGCGAAGGTGACCGGCGGCCTGGTGTTCGTGCATGATTTCCGCCTGCCGGGCATGTTGCACGCCCGTATCGTGCGCCCGCCTTATTACGGCCGTGATGTCGGCACCATGATAGGCCACAGCCTGTTGTCCGTGGACGAGCAATCCATCGCCGCGATCCCGGGTGTGATCAGGACGGTGGTCATCGGCGACTTCGTCGCGGTGGTTGCGCGTCGCGAGGAGCAGGCGATCAAGGCCGCGCGTGCCTTGAAAGTCCGGTGGCGGAAGCCGCCGCCGCTGGACGACCTGGCTGACATCGATGCCGCCCTGCGACGTTCGCCATCAACTCCGCGGGTTTTGAAAGAAACGGGCGACGCGGCGTCGGCACTGTCCGGCAATGAGCATGCGTTGCAGGCAAGTTATGTCTGGCCTTACCAGATGCATGGCTCCATCGGCCCATCCTGCGCGGTCGCCGACTTCCAGGACGGCAAGGTGACCGTGTGGAGCGGCTCCCAGAATCCGCATTTCCTGCATGTCGACATCATGGTGCTGCTTGATCTGCCACAGGAACATGTGCGCATCGTTCGCATGGAGGCTTCCGGTTGCTATGGGCGTAACTGCGCTGACGATGCGTCCGCGGAGGCGGCATTGCTCGCCAGGGAGATGGGCGCGCCCGTGCGTGTGCAATTGATGCGCGACGAAGAGCATGCGTGGGAACCCAAGGGAACCGCGCAAGTGATGGACGTGCGCGGCGCCGTCACCGGGCCCGGCACGCTGGCCTACACCTTCAGCAACCTGTATCCGTCCAATAATGCCCCGGTCATGGTGCTGATGCAGACCGGCAAGCTGCCGGCGGACCCCATCGTCGAGCACAAGGGGGACCGCACTGCCGTGCCGCAGTACCGCTGTGATGACATCGCCGTATCCGTGCAGGACATGGCGCCGATCGTGCGGGCGGCCTGGATGCGCGGCGTGTCGGCCTTGCCGAATGTGTTCGCTCACGAATCCTTCATCGACGAACTGGCGGCGCATCATCAAGAGGACCCTGTTTCCTTCCGTCTGCGTTTCATGGAGGATGCCAGAGCGCGTGCGCTCACGGAGGCGGTGGCAGCGCTGGCGCGGTGGCAGCCGGCGCCGAGACGGCCTGGCTCATCCAGCGACCCGGCGCGGCCCCACATTCGGCACGGCCGTGGCTTCGCGCAGCATCAGTACGTGCATGGGACGTTTCCCGGAATCGGGTCGGCCTATTGTGCATGGGTCTGCGATGTCGAAGTCGACATCCGTTCCGGCGCGGTCCGCGTCTGCAAGGTATGGGTGGGCTATGACTGCGGCCTGGTCATCAATCCCGAAGGGGTGCGGCACCAAATGCACGGCAACGTCATACAGTCCGTCAGCCGGGCATTGGGCGAAGAAGTTCACTTCGGTGACGAAGGCGTGGTGTCGCGCGAGTGGGGCGCTTATCCGATAATCAAATTCCAGGAAGTGCCGGACATCGTCACCTACATCGCGCCAGCGGAGGACCATGGTCCCCTCGGTGCGGGGGAGTCGGCATCCATACCCAGCGCGGCGGCCATCGCCAACGCGATCTTCGACGCCACTGGGGTGCGGCTCAGGCAGTTGCCTTTCCATCGGGAACGCATGAAGGCGGCCTTGGACCACCTTCATGCATCCGGCAGCGCCGCCGCGCTGCCCCGCGTCCCGGCTTGA
- a CDS encoding LysR substrate-binding domain-containing protein, whose protein sequence is MSHAQLPLTALRALEAAARLLSFKAAAQELHVTPTAISHQIQQLERSLGVELFVRVHRGLALTPAAQACLPHIRDGFAALRAAVIAIQEYKDVGTLSVSAPPSFAMRLLMPLSQEFLAQYPEIDLRITTRMRVPVQEAARPQDETDTFRAWAEESDIVIVLGKDGFGDLDAEQLMPLSVQLVCSPGLLAGGQGLRHADDVHRYPWLHDDRGLKYGGTPFWDQWLASQGASTIEQRHGAHFNHAALAIEAAVKGMGLLVTTPCLCWKELRNGELILPLAHTVPIENSYFVLNRRTRRPTAELFKQWLRTRLRGLDSDEKEAAAPQPDEFLSGNS, encoded by the coding sequence ATGTCGCATGCTCAACTGCCACTTACCGCCCTGCGGGCCCTGGAAGCAGCGGCACGTCTGCTCAGTTTCAAGGCGGCGGCGCAAGAACTGCATGTCACACCGACGGCAATCAGCCATCAGATCCAGCAGCTGGAACGCAGCCTGGGCGTCGAGCTGTTTGTCCGTGTGCACCGCGGCCTGGCGCTGACGCCCGCGGCTCAGGCGTGTCTGCCGCATATCCGCGATGGCTTCGCCGCGCTGCGCGCGGCAGTGATCGCCATACAGGAATACAAGGACGTTGGCACGCTCTCGGTCAGCGCACCGCCCTCCTTCGCCATGCGTCTGCTGATGCCACTGAGCCAGGAATTCCTGGCGCAGTACCCGGAGATCGACCTGCGCATCACGACGCGCATGCGCGTGCCTGTCCAGGAGGCCGCGCGCCCGCAAGACGAGACCGATACCTTCCGCGCGTGGGCCGAGGAAAGCGACATCGTCATCGTCCTGGGCAAGGACGGATTCGGTGATCTGGACGCGGAGCAGCTGATGCCGCTGTCGGTCCAACTCGTCTGCAGTCCTGGCCTGCTCGCAGGCGGCCAGGGCCTGCGCCACGCGGACGATGTGCACCGCTATCCATGGCTGCATGACGACCGCGGGCTGAAGTACGGCGGCACGCCGTTCTGGGATCAATGGCTGGCCAGCCAGGGGGCCAGCACCATCGAGCAACGCCATGGCGCGCACTTCAATCACGCGGCGCTGGCGATCGAGGCGGCCGTCAAGGGCATGGGGCTGCTCGTGACGACACCCTGCCTGTGCTGGAAGGAACTCCGCAACGGCGAACTGATCCTGCCGCTCGCGCATACGGTGCCGATCGAAAACTCGTATTTCGTTTTGAACAGGCGTACGCGCCGTCCAACGGCCGAATTGTTCAAGCAGTGGCTGCGCACGCGCCTGCGCGGACTGGATTCGGACGAAAAAGAAGCCGCAGCCCCGCAACCAGATGAATTTTTATCAGGAAACTCTTAG
- a CDS encoding NADPH:quinone oxidoreductase family protein: MKAVVIHEFGDIASHHVEDTADPIPADDEVLIAVHATAVNFVDTLVVTGTYQFLPKRPFSPGKLPAGIVLATGARVQNVRPGDRVLTLAEHGGYAQKAVAKARDCFFLPDALSFTQAAAMALAYDTAWFALMDRGRSQQGETVLVLGATGGVGLAAVQLARAYGLKVLAGVSDPAKAELARRAGADACIDLSVPDLRDRLRDQVYAANEGKGADIVLDPLGDRFFEAAIRAVAWCGRLVVIGFAAGAIPTLKVNYLMLKNIEVSGLQVSDYRKRRPDLMQRCMEEIFRLYGEGRLLPLPVEEVGLEQAMAALIRVATRQARGRVILTPQA; this comes from the coding sequence ATGAAAGCAGTCGTCATCCACGAATTCGGTGATATCGCGAGCCATCACGTCGAGGACACCGCGGACCCCATACCGGCCGACGACGAAGTGCTAATAGCAGTACACGCCACGGCCGTCAACTTTGTCGACACGCTGGTCGTGACAGGCACCTATCAGTTCCTGCCCAAGCGTCCCTTCTCACCCGGCAAGCTACCCGCCGGCATCGTCCTGGCCACCGGGGCCCGTGTGCAAAACGTTCGGCCGGGCGATCGTGTCCTGACCTTGGCCGAGCATGGTGGCTATGCCCAGAAGGCGGTCGCCAAGGCCCGGGATTGCTTCTTCTTGCCCGATGCCTTGTCATTCACGCAAGCCGCGGCCATGGCGCTGGCCTACGATACGGCCTGGTTCGCCCTGATGGACCGGGGGCGGTCGCAGCAGGGTGAAACCGTGCTGGTCCTGGGCGCCACGGGTGGCGTGGGCCTGGCCGCCGTCCAATTGGCGCGGGCCTACGGCCTGAAGGTTCTCGCGGGGGTGTCCGACCCAGCGAAAGCCGAGCTCGCACGACGCGCTGGCGCTGACGCCTGCATTGACCTGAGCGTCCCCGACTTGCGCGACCGGTTGCGTGACCAGGTCTACGCAGCCAACGAAGGAAAGGGCGCGGACATCGTGCTCGACCCATTGGGCGACAGATTCTTTGAGGCGGCGATCCGCGCGGTGGCGTGGTGCGGCAGGCTGGTCGTCATCGGCTTTGCCGCGGGCGCCATACCCACGTTGAAGGTCAATTACCTGATGTTGAAGAACATCGAAGTGAGCGGACTGCAGGTCAGCGACTACCGCAAACGCCGCCCGGATCTGATGCAACGTTGCATGGAGGAGATCTTCCGTCTGTATGGCGAGGGGCGGCTGCTACCGCTTCCCGTCGAAGAGGTCGGCCTTGAGCAGGCGATGGCTGCGCTGATCCGTGTCGCGACGCGCCAGGCGCGCGGGCGGGTGATCCTGACGCCCCAGGCGTGA